One window of Gammaproteobacteria bacterium genomic DNA carries:
- a CDS encoding MdtA/MuxA family multidrug efflux RND transporter periplasmic adaptor subunit, with protein MILERRRDSADARGRKSVQLSPATGRRAEINSPPTKNDSPAKTAAGDTPNASPPNGNFPQWLRRHKLWAVLLVLSLALLISIGLLRHHRRALRTAGPAANVSQPIAVTAAAAQTGDLKITLNALGSVTAINSVTIRPRVDGQLIKVLFREGQTVNPGDLLAEIDPRPLEVQLAQAQGQMDRDQALLRNAQLDVERYRDLYKQDSIAKQQLDTQEALVQQYEGTVKADRAQVDNAKLQLSYTRVTAPLGGRVGLRKVDPGNMVHANDQDGLVVITQLNPITVIFSIPEDNVPALMQRLQAGAVLPVEAYSRDRTIKLATGQLLTVDNQIDVSSGTIKLKAQFNNDNSNTVLFPNQFVNVRLLLNTLNNATLIPTAAVKRNGEASFVYRVQTDHTVKVQPVSLGPVDVNRVAVTSGIAPGDLVVVDGTDKLRDGTAVELSGTATGSP; from the coding sequence ATGATTTTGGAACGACGCAGGGACAGCGCCGATGCGCGCGGCCGGAAATCCGTACAGCTTTCGCCCGCTACCGGTCGCCGAGCAGAGATCAATTCCCCTCCTACGAAGAATGACTCTCCCGCGAAAACCGCGGCCGGCGATACCCCCAACGCATCGCCGCCGAACGGAAATTTCCCCCAATGGCTACGGCGACACAAGTTGTGGGCGGTGTTGCTGGTTCTGTCGTTGGCGCTGCTGATATCGATCGGCCTGTTGCGGCATCACCGCCGGGCGTTGCGGACAGCGGGGCCGGCAGCCAACGTTTCACAGCCGATCGCGGTTACAGCGGCGGCGGCACAAACCGGCGATCTCAAGATCACGCTCAACGCGCTGGGCAGCGTCACCGCTATCAACTCGGTGACTATCAGGCCGCGCGTTGATGGACAATTGATCAAGGTGCTCTTCCGCGAAGGCCAAACGGTCAACCCCGGCGATCTGCTAGCCGAGATCGATCCACGTCCGTTGGAGGTACAACTCGCGCAGGCACAGGGACAAATGGATCGCGATCAAGCGTTGCTTCGAAATGCTCAGCTCGACGTCGAACGCTATCGCGATTTGTACAAACAGGACTCCATCGCCAAGCAACAGCTCGATACCCAAGAAGCGCTGGTGCAACAGTACGAAGGCACCGTCAAAGCCGATCGTGCGCAAGTGGACAACGCCAAGTTGCAACTGTCCTACACCCGCGTGACCGCACCGCTCGGCGGACGCGTGGGACTGCGCAAGGTCGATCCCGGCAACATGGTCCATGCCAACGATCAAGACGGGCTGGTCGTTATCACCCAACTCAATCCGATCACGGTTATTTTCAGTATCCCAGAAGACAATGTGCCGGCGTTGATGCAGCGCCTGCAGGCCGGCGCAGTATTGCCGGTCGAGGCGTATAGCCGCGATCGCACCATCAAGCTAGCTACCGGCCAATTGCTGACGGTCGACAATCAAATCGATGTCAGTAGCGGCACGATCAAGCTGAAGGCACAGTTCAACAACGACAACAGCAACACCGTTCTCTTTCCCAACCAGTTCGTGAACGTTCGCCTACTGCTCAACACCTTGAACAATGCCACCCTAATTCCGACAGCAGCCGTCAAACGCAACGGCGAAGCGTCGTTCGTCTACCGGGTACAGACGGATCACACGGTTAAAGTTCAACCGGTAAGCCTGGGCCCGGTCGATGTCAACCGTGTCGCCGTTACCAGCGGCATCGCACCAGGCGACCTGGTCGTTGTCGACGGCACCGACAAGTTGCGCGACGGAACAGCGGTCGAGCTTTCCGGTACCGCGACCGGCTCGCCATAA
- the nuoN gene encoding NADH-quinone oxidoreductase subunit NuoN, with translation MNLEMPSLFPVLPEIFVFAMACVILLADLYIAPSARSVSYALTQLTLAGAACLTIAGADISGYLFNRMFVADPLSVLLKLAIYGVTFFVFAYSRDYLRSRGLDRSEYYVLGLFGIVGMMVMVSASHFLTLYLGLELLSLSLYSMVAFQRDSATATEAAMKYFVLGAMASGMLLYGMSMLYGVTGSLEISAVRLAVSKMNPNDIVLIFGLVFVVVGIAFKLGSVPFHMWVPDVYHGAPTAVTLYISTAPELAAFAMVMRLLVGGLEGVSSSWHGMLVILAILSMALGNLIAIAQTNIKRMLAYSAISHMGFFLLGILSASPSGYSASLFYVLVYAVMSLGAFGIVILLSRSGFEAERLDDFKGLNQRSPWHAFLMLLLMFSMAGVPPTAGFYAKFLVIQSLVGSGAVWLAVLSVLFAVIGAYYYLRIVKLMYFDDAQDLAPIEAGRDFRVLLGVNGLLLVGILPWVGTVIDWCNFAIRSLSYS, from the coding sequence ATGAATCTCGAAATGCCGAGCCTGTTCCCCGTGTTACCCGAGATCTTCGTGTTCGCGATGGCGTGCGTGATCTTGCTGGCTGACCTCTATATCGCGCCGAGTGCCCGGTCAGTGTCGTACGCGTTGACGCAGTTGACGCTGGCGGGCGCCGCCTGTCTGACGATCGCCGGTGCCGATATCTCGGGTTATTTGTTCAACCGTATGTTCGTCGCCGACCCGTTGTCGGTATTGCTCAAGCTGGCGATCTATGGCGTGACCTTCTTCGTCTTCGCCTACTCGCGCGATTATTTGCGCAGTCGTGGCTTGGATCGCAGCGAATACTACGTTCTCGGTTTGTTCGGCATCGTCGGCATGATGGTGATGGTATCGGCCAGCCACTTCTTGACGCTGTACCTCGGTCTCGAGCTGTTGTCGTTGTCGCTCTATTCGATGGTGGCGTTCCAGCGCGATTCGGCGACTGCCACCGAGGCGGCGATGAAGTACTTCGTGCTCGGCGCTATGGCCTCCGGCATGTTGCTCTACGGCATGTCCATGCTCTACGGCGTGACCGGTAGCTTGGAGATTAGTGCGGTACGCCTAGCTGTCAGCAAAATGAACCCGAACGACATCGTGTTGATCTTCGGATTAGTTTTCGTCGTCGTCGGTATCGCGTTTAAGCTCGGCTCGGTACCGTTCCATATGTGGGTGCCCGACGTCTATCACGGTGCGCCGACGGCAGTAACGCTTTATATCAGTACCGCCCCCGAGCTGGCGGCCTTTGCCATGGTAATGCGTCTCCTGGTCGGCGGTCTCGAAGGGGTTTCCAGCTCGTGGCACGGCATGTTGGTTATCCTTGCCATTCTGTCGATGGCGCTCGGTAACCTGATTGCCATCGCCCAGACCAACATTAAGCGCATGTTGGCGTATTCGGCGATCTCGCACATGGGTTTCTTCTTGCTCGGCATTTTGAGCGCGTCGCCCAGCGGTTATAGCGCGTCGTTGTTCTACGTGCTGGTGTACGCCGTCATGAGCCTCGGTGCGTTCGGCATCGTGATCCTGCTGTCGCGTTCCGGTTTCGAGGCCGAGCGCCTGGACGACTTCAAGGGCCTTAACCAGCGTAGCCCGTGGCACGCGTTCTTGATGTTGTTGCTGATGTTTTCCATGGCCGGTGTGCCACCGACTGCTGGGTTCTATGCAAAGTTTCTTGTGATCCAATCGCTCGTTGGTAGCGGCGCGGTTTGGTTGGCAGTGTTATCTGTGCTGTTTGCCGTCATCGGCGCTTATTACTACCTACGTATCGTCAAGCTCATGTACTTCGACGATGCGCAAGATCTGGCGCCAATCGAGGCGGGCAGGGACTTTCGCGTGTTGCTTGGCGTTAATGGGTTGCTGCTGGTCGGTATCCTGCCGTGGGTCGGCACGGTTATTGATTGGTGTAATTTCGCCATTCGCTCACTGTCTTACTCATAG
- a CDS encoding MdtB/MuxB family multidrug efflux RND transporter permease subunit: protein MNISRPFILRPVATTLLMIAILLTGILAYRLLPISALPEVDYPTIQIVTLYPGASPDVITSSITAPLERQFGQMPGLTQMSSASSAGASVITLQFTLKLSLDVAEQEVQAAINAASTFLPFDLPSPPIYSKVNPADAPIMTLALTSKTLPLTRVQDLADTRLAQKISQLTGVGLVSISGGQRPAVRVQANPTALAAYGLNLEDVRTAIGNGNVNQPKGSFDGPSRAYTIDANDQLKSAAEYRSLVVAYRNGAPIYLSDVADIVDAAENVRLAAWMNQVPAVILNIQRQPGANVIDVVDRIKRQLPQLQTHLPATIDVAVLTDRTTTIRASVKDVQFELAFAVALVVLVIFLFLRNAAATYIPSVAVPLSLVGTFGVMYLAGFSVNNLSLMALTIATGFVVDDAIVMIENISRHIEAGASPLQAALKGAKQISFTIVSLTVSLIAVLIPLLFMGDVVGRLFREFAITLAVTILISAVVSLTLTPMMCARLLRHKPESQQSNFYRTTGRLFDSAIERYGRMLTWVLDHQGLTLGVTISTLVLTVLLYILVPKGFFPLQDTGAIQGMTEAPPSVSFSAMAERQQALAQAILQEPAVASLSSFIGVDGTNSTLNSGRLLINLKPLAKRRGASVTEVMRRLQQRAANVAGISLFMQPVQDLTIETRVSRTQYQFMVEDADPGQLSQWVPRLVERLQQLPQLQYVTADLQDQGLQAYIDIDRDSASRLGITTADIDNALYNAFGQRLVSTIFTQTNQYRVVLEAKPEFQKGLDALQDIYVKSAEGTQVPLASITKISEQPASLVTNHLGQFPAATISFNLAPGAALGDAVHAIEAAQRTLALPPSMHTSFQGAAQAFRSALSNELLLILAAIVTVYIVLGVLYESYIHPITILSTLPSAGIGALLALMLAGLELDVIAVIGILLLIGIVKKNAIMMIDFALEAERKENKSPRVAIFEASLLRFRPIMMTTMAALLGALPLMLGTGVGSELRHPLGVTIVGGLIVSQVLTLFTTPVIYLAFDRLARRFASKRDVAAGAAWESEAS, encoded by the coding sequence ATGAATATTTCGCGTCCCTTTATTTTGCGTCCGGTGGCGACCACGCTGTTGATGATCGCAATTCTGCTGACCGGTATTCTCGCTTATCGGCTGTTACCGATTTCGGCGTTGCCGGAAGTGGATTACCCGACGATCCAGATCGTTACGCTTTATCCAGGCGCCAGTCCCGACGTGATCACGTCGTCGATCACCGCACCGCTCGAGCGTCAATTCGGACAAATGCCCGGGCTGACACAAATGTCCTCGGCCAGCTCCGCCGGCGCGTCGGTGATCACACTACAGTTCACCCTCAAGCTGAGTCTGGACGTGGCCGAGCAGGAAGTGCAGGCAGCGATCAACGCCGCCAGCACGTTTCTGCCGTTCGATCTGCCGAGCCCGCCGATCTACAGCAAGGTGAACCCAGCCGACGCGCCGATCATGACGCTGGCGTTGACGTCGAAAACGCTGCCGTTAACGCGAGTCCAAGATTTGGCCGACACGCGCTTGGCGCAAAAAATCTCGCAGCTCACCGGCGTTGGCCTAGTCAGCATCAGCGGCGGTCAACGACCGGCGGTGCGGGTACAAGCCAATCCGACGGCATTGGCCGCCTACGGCCTCAATCTTGAAGACGTCCGCACTGCCATCGGCAATGGCAACGTCAATCAACCCAAGGGCAGCTTCGACGGTCCGAGCCGGGCCTACACCATCGACGCCAACGATCAACTTAAATCGGCCGCCGAGTACCGATCGCTAGTCGTCGCTTATCGCAATGGCGCACCGATCTATCTCAGCGATGTCGCCGACATCGTCGACGCCGCCGAGAACGTTCGGCTCGCCGCGTGGATGAACCAAGTGCCGGCCGTCATTCTCAATATTCAACGGCAACCGGGCGCCAACGTCATCGACGTGGTCGACCGCATCAAACGGCAGTTGCCGCAACTACAGACGCATTTGCCGGCAACCATCGACGTTGCGGTGTTGACCGACCGCACCACCACTATTCGCGCATCGGTCAAGGACGTGCAGTTCGAGCTCGCGTTCGCGGTGGCGCTGGTGGTACTGGTGATTTTTCTGTTTCTGCGAAACGCGGCCGCGACCTACATTCCGAGCGTGGCCGTGCCGCTGTCGCTGGTGGGTACTTTCGGGGTGATGTACCTGGCAGGATTCAGCGTCAACAACCTGTCGTTGATGGCGCTCACCATCGCCACCGGCTTCGTGGTCGATGACGCCATCGTCATGATCGAGAACATCTCGCGCCATATCGAGGCCGGCGCGTCGCCGTTGCAAGCGGCGCTCAAGGGCGCGAAACAAATTAGCTTCACCATCGTATCGCTCACGGTATCGCTCATCGCTGTACTGATACCGCTGTTGTTCATGGGCGACGTCGTCGGCCGGCTGTTCCGCGAATTTGCGATTACGCTGGCGGTAACGATTCTTATCTCCGCCGTCGTGTCGCTGACGTTGACGCCGATGATGTGCGCCAGGCTGCTGCGCCATAAGCCGGAATCTCAGCAAAGCAATTTCTATCGCACTACCGGCCGTTTGTTTGACAGCGCTATCGAGCGTTATGGACGCATGCTCACGTGGGTGCTGGACCACCAAGGTCTAACGTTGGGCGTCACCATCAGTACGCTGGTGCTCACGGTGTTGCTTTACATACTCGTACCCAAAGGATTTTTTCCACTGCAAGATACCGGCGCGATTCAAGGTATGACCGAAGCACCGCCGTCGGTTTCCTTTAGCGCGATGGCTGAACGCCAGCAAGCCCTGGCGCAAGCGATTCTCCAGGAACCGGCGGTGGCGAGCCTATCGTCGTTCATCGGCGTCGATGGCACTAACAGCACGTTGAATAGCGGTCGCTTGCTGATCAATCTCAAACCGTTGGCAAAACGCCGTGGCGCGTCGGTGACGGAAGTGATGCGGCGGTTGCAACAACGGGCGGCGAATGTCGCCGGGATTTCGTTGTTCATGCAGCCGGTGCAGGACCTGACGATCGAAACCCGTGTCAGCCGCACGCAGTATCAATTCATGGTCGAAGATGCCGACCCCGGGCAATTGAGTCAATGGGTGCCGCGGCTGGTCGAACGGCTGCAACAACTTCCGCAGTTGCAGTACGTTACCGCCGATCTGCAAGATCAAGGGCTGCAAGCCTACATCGATATCGATCGCGACTCCGCCTCGCGCCTCGGAATTACCACGGCCGATATCGACAACGCGCTCTACAACGCCTTCGGCCAACGCCTAGTATCGACAATCTTTACTCAAACCAACCAGTACCGCGTGGTGCTGGAAGCCAAGCCGGAATTCCAAAAAGGCCTAGACGCACTGCAGGACATCTATGTGAAATCCGCCGAAGGCACGCAAGTGCCACTGGCGTCGATCACGAAAATTTCCGAACAACCGGCATCCTTGGTCACGAACCACCTCGGACAATTCCCGGCGGCAACCATTTCCTTCAACCTCGCTCCGGGCGCCGCGCTCGGCGACGCGGTGCACGCGATCGAAGCGGCGCAACGAACCCTGGCGCTACCGCCGAGCATGCACACCAGTTTCCAAGGCGCGGCGCAGGCGTTTCGTTCGGCGCTATCGAATGAGCTGTTGCTGATCCTGGCGGCGATCGTAACGGTCTATATCGTTCTCGGCGTGTTGTACGAAAGTTATATCCATCCGATCACTATTCTGTCGACGTTACCGTCGGCCGGGATCGGCGCGCTACTGGCGCTGATGCTGGCCGGCCTGGAGCTGGACGTGATCGCCGTCATCGGCATCTTGCTGCTGATCGGCATCGTCAAGAAAAACGCGATCATGATGATCGATTTCGCGCTCGAGGCCGAGCGCAAAGAAAACAAATCGCCACGCGTGGCGATCTTCGAAGCGAGTTTGTTGCGTTTTCGACCGATCATGATGACGACGATGGCGGCATTACTCGGCGCGTTGCCATTAATGTTGGGCACCGGCGTCGGCTCGGAACTGCGCCATCCGTTGGGCGTGACCATCGTCGGTGGACTGATCGTCAGTCAGGTGCTGACCTTGTTCACAACCCCGGTCATCTATCTCGCGTTCGACCGATTGGCGCGGCGTTTCGCCTCGAAGCGCGATGTAGCGGCCGGCGCCGCTTGGGAAAGCGAGGCGTCGTGA
- a CDS encoding multidrug efflux RND transporter permease subunit: MNISAPFIRRPVATTLLTIALGLLGLVAMSQLPVSPLPQVDIPTIAVTANLPGASPETMAATVATPLERQLGRIAGVNEITSSSSLGATRVVLQFDLERDIDGAARDVQAAINAARSQLPSNLPHNPIYRKVNPADAPVMILTMASDFLNRGQLYDAASTIVAQKLSQVSGVGQVVVSGASLPAVRVELNPFALNKYGIGIDEVGNAIAAANPRRPKGSIEGHDRHWQIYARDQAQVADDYRSLILTHREQAPVRLSDIAEVTDSVEDIRNDATTNGKPSVLLFVHRQPGANIIETVEQVRALLPQLRASIPRAIDLSVTMDRTPTIRASLLDTERTLVIAVALVVLVVFLFLRNPRAALIPSVVVPVSLIATFGVLYLCGYSLDIVSLMALTIASGFVVDDAIVVLENTLRHIEHGMSPLPAALRGAREVGFTVLSMSLSLIAVFIPILFMAGIPGRFLRVAAVTVTAAVLVSLVMSLTTTPMMCARLRRHDTTRPQSRTFAVFERGFDWMLRRYQESLTWALQHGRFIMALLLATVCLNVYLYVIVPKGFLPAQDTGRISGSIVADQSISFQAMRQKLTNFSDIVRTDPAVDTVVSNTGGGQRNTGSMFISLKPLNQRDASAEEVITRLRDKLAQEPGAKLFLRAVSDFGSGGRQSGAMYQYSLQSDNLDELRAWIPRLEQALKQVPQLADVNTDQYVAGLQTQVVIDRSTAARLGITPKMIDTTLQSSFGQRHVSTIYAARNQYYVVMEVAPPYQQHPEALRDTYVRNSAGTPVPLSSFSRYETTTTALAVNHQGQLPAATISFNLPLKGSLSAAVAEINSAMARIDAPASLQGGFQGTARVFQESQRNQVWLILAALITLYIVLGVLYESYVHPITILSTLPSAGVGALLALLVLGIHFDLIGLIGVIMLIGIVKKNAIMMIDFALEAERKEGKSPEAAILQACLLRFRPIMMTTLAALLGALPLAIGFGEGAELRRPLGVSVVGGLLVSQLLTLYTTPVVYLYLDRFRLWCRRIGARRTDNASLDPVSGIDR; encoded by the coding sequence ATGAATATTTCCGCTCCGTTCATTCGCCGGCCGGTGGCGACGACTTTGCTCACCATCGCCCTGGGCCTGCTGGGCTTGGTCGCCATGAGCCAATTGCCGGTCTCGCCGTTGCCGCAGGTCGATATCCCGACAATCGCCGTGACCGCCAACTTGCCGGGCGCCAGCCCCGAAACCATGGCGGCGACTGTTGCCACGCCGCTCGAACGGCAACTGGGGCGTATCGCCGGGGTGAACGAAATAACCTCGTCGAGCTCGCTCGGCGCGACGCGTGTGGTGTTGCAGTTCGACCTCGAGCGCGATATCGACGGCGCCGCGCGCGACGTTCAGGCGGCAATCAATGCCGCGCGCAGTCAGCTGCCGTCGAACCTGCCGCACAATCCGATCTACCGCAAGGTCAATCCGGCCGACGCCCCGGTGATGATCCTGACGATGGCCTCGGACTTCTTGAACCGCGGCCAGCTGTACGACGCCGCTTCCACCATCGTTGCGCAAAAGCTGTCGCAAGTGTCGGGTGTCGGCCAAGTCGTCGTCAGCGGCGCTTCGCTTCCGGCGGTACGCGTCGAGTTAAATCCGTTCGCGCTCAATAAATACGGCATCGGCATCGATGAAGTCGGAAACGCCATCGCCGCCGCCAACCCGCGTCGTCCGAAAGGATCGATCGAAGGTCACGACCGCCATTGGCAAATCTACGCGCGCGACCAAGCGCAAGTGGCGGACGACTATCGTTCGCTTATCCTCACCCACCGCGAGCAGGCACCGGTTCGATTGTCCGACATCGCCGAGGTCACCGATTCGGTGGAGGATATCCGCAACGACGCAACTACTAATGGCAAGCCGTCGGTGCTGTTGTTCGTGCACCGACAACCCGGTGCCAACATTATCGAAACGGTCGAGCAAGTCCGGGCATTGTTACCGCAGCTGCGGGCATCGATTCCGCGTGCTATCGATCTGTCCGTCACCATGGACCGCACGCCGACGATTCGCGCATCGCTGCTCGACACTGAACGCACGCTGGTGATTGCCGTCGCACTGGTAGTGCTGGTGGTGTTTTTGTTCCTGCGCAATCCGCGCGCGGCACTTATTCCGAGCGTGGTCGTACCGGTATCATTGATTGCGACGTTCGGCGTATTGTATTTGTGCGGCTACAGCTTGGACATCGTGTCGTTGATGGCGCTCACTATCGCGTCCGGCTTCGTCGTCGACGACGCCATCGTCGTACTCGAAAATACACTGCGCCACATCGAGCACGGCATGTCGCCGCTGCCGGCGGCACTGCGCGGCGCTCGCGAGGTCGGCTTTACCGTGCTATCCATGAGCCTGTCGTTGATCGCCGTATTTATTCCGATCTTGTTCATGGCTGGTATTCCCGGCCGGTTTCTTCGCGTTGCTGCCGTAACGGTGACAGCCGCCGTGCTGGTGTCGCTTGTCATGTCACTGACGACGACGCCGATGATGTGTGCACGATTGCGGCGGCACGATACCACCCGTCCACAGAGCCGAACGTTCGCGGTCTTCGAACGTGGCTTCGATTGGATGCTACGTCGCTACCAAGAGAGCCTCACCTGGGCGCTGCAACATGGACGCTTCATTATGGCGTTACTGTTGGCGACCGTCTGTTTGAACGTATATCTCTACGTGATCGTCCCCAAAGGATTTTTGCCGGCGCAGGATACCGGCCGCATCAGCGGCTCGATCGTGGCCGATCAGAGTATTTCGTTCCAGGCGATGCGGCAGAAACTAACGAACTTCAGCGACATCGTCCGCACCGATCCGGCGGTCGACACCGTCGTCAGCAACACCGGCGGCGGCCAACGTAATACCGGATCGATGTTCATCTCGCTTAAACCGCTCAACCAGCGCGACGCGTCAGCGGAAGAAGTCATTACCCGCTTGCGCGATAAGCTCGCGCAGGAGCCGGGAGCGAAGCTATTCTTGCGGGCGGTGTCGGACTTCGGCAGCGGCGGACGGCAGAGCGGCGCCATGTATCAGTACTCGCTGCAAAGCGATAATTTGGACGAGCTACGCGCGTGGATACCGCGGCTGGAACAGGCGCTGAAGCAAGTGCCGCAACTGGCCGACGTCAACACTGACCAATACGTGGCTGGCCTGCAGACGCAGGTCGTTATCGATCGCTCCACCGCCGCGCGCTTGGGCATCACGCCGAAGATGATCGACACGACACTGCAGAGCTCGTTCGGACAACGACACGTATCGACGATTTACGCCGCGCGCAATCAATACTACGTCGTCATGGAAGTCGCACCGCCGTACCAGCAACATCCCGAAGCGTTGCGCGACACCTATGTGCGCAATTCCGCCGGTACGCCCGTGCCGCTTTCCAGCTTTAGTCGTTACGAAACGACGACCACGGCGCTGGCGGTCAATCATCAAGGCCAGCTACCGGCGGCGACAATTTCCTTCAACCTTCCGTTAAAAGGATCGCTGAGCGCCGCCGTCGCTGAAATTAACTCCGCCATGGCTCGCATCGACGCGCCGGCGTCGCTGCAAGGCGGCTTTCAAGGCACGGCGCGCGTTTTCCAAGAGTCGCAACGAAACCAAGTGTGGTTGATTCTGGCGGCGCTGATAACGCTTTATATCGTGCTCGGCGTTCTCTACGAAAGCTACGTGCATCCCATCACCATTCTCTCAACACTGCCGTCGGCCGGTGTCGGCGCCCTGCTCGCGTTGCTCGTTCTCGGCATTCACTTCGATCTGATCGGGCTGATCGGCGTCATCATGCTGATCGGTATCGTCAAGAAAAACGCCATCATGATGATCGACTTCGCGCTCGAGGCCGAACGCAAAGAAGGCAAGAGTCCGGAAGCGGCCATACTGCAGGCGTGCCTGCTACGGTTCCGGCCGATCATGATGACGACGCTGGCGGCGCTATTGGGCGCACTACCCCTGGCCATCGGTTTCGGCGAAGGCGCCGAGCTGCGGCGTCCGTTGGGCGTCTCGGTTGTCGGCGGCCTGCTCGTGAGCCAACTGCTGACGCTTTATACGACGCCGGTGGTTTATCTATATCTTGACCGGTTTCGTCTTTGGTGCCGGCGCATCGGCGCGCGCCGTACTGACAACGCCAGCCTCGATCCAGTGTCGGGTATCGACCGCTAA
- a CDS encoding efflux transporter outer membrane subunit: protein MTLADLRKKFIPVIALISLSACAVGPDYKRPEQEAPTAFKEMQGWKQAEPRDHELRGNWWEMFGDPLLNSLEQQVNISNQNLAQAAAQFRQAAALVPAARASFFPTVTSGVSRTRTKSPDTRTSSSSTSSTAIEPVTTDTLNLNVIWEADVWGRVQRTVEANEAGALASAADLEAVRLLAQATLAQSYFQLRIIDAQQKLLDDTVAAYERSLQLANNQYAAGVVSRADVIQAQTLLKTTQAQAIDLGVQRAQLEHAIALLIGKPPSAFSLAPTAATMAQPAIPVGLPSELLERRPDIAAAERRVAAANAQIGVAKAAYFPSLTLNATGGYQDTGVADWISLPNRFWSIGPALAQTLFDGGLRRSQTDQAIAAYDASVAVYRQAVLNGFKEVEDNLAALRILQQEAQVQDEAVKSAHESLAIITNQYKAGTVSYLDVVAVQTAALNNERTQTEILGRQLIASVLLIKALGGGWKAAAIP from the coding sequence ATGACATTAGCCGACTTAAGAAAAAAATTTATTCCGGTGATCGCGCTCATCAGTCTTTCGGCATGTGCCGTCGGCCCCGATTACAAACGGCCCGAGCAAGAAGCGCCGACAGCATTTAAGGAGATGCAAGGTTGGAAACAAGCCGAACCGCGCGACCACGAGCTTCGCGGCAACTGGTGGGAGATGTTCGGCGATCCGCTGCTGAATTCGCTCGAGCAGCAGGTCAATATTTCCAACCAAAATCTCGCGCAGGCGGCGGCACAATTTCGGCAAGCGGCGGCGTTAGTGCCGGCAGCGCGCGCCAGTTTCTTTCCGACGGTCACGAGCGGAGTGTCGAGGACCCGGACAAAATCCCCGGATACCCGAACGTCCTCCTCGAGTACATCATCAACGGCGATCGAACCGGTCACCACCGACACCTTGAATCTCAACGTCATCTGGGAGGCAGACGTTTGGGGACGGGTACAGCGCACGGTAGAAGCCAACGAGGCCGGCGCCCTTGCCAGCGCCGCGGATCTGGAGGCGGTGCGACTCTTGGCACAAGCGACGCTGGCGCAAAGTTATTTTCAGTTGCGCATCATCGACGCTCAACAGAAATTGTTGGATGACACGGTCGCCGCCTATGAAAGATCGCTGCAACTCGCCAACAACCAGTACGCCGCCGGTGTCGTATCCAGAGCCGACGTAATTCAGGCACAAACGCTGCTCAAGACGACGCAAGCACAGGCGATCGATCTCGGCGTGCAGCGCGCGCAGCTTGAACACGCCATCGCGCTACTGATCGGCAAACCGCCTTCGGCGTTCTCCCTAGCGCCGACAGCAGCAACGATGGCGCAACCTGCTATCCCCGTTGGTTTACCGTCCGAGCTGCTCGAACGCCGACCCGACATCGCCGCCGCCGAACGACGAGTCGCCGCCGCCAACGCCCAAATCGGCGTGGCGAAGGCGGCGTACTTTCCGTCGCTTACTCTCAACGCTACCGGGGGTTACCAAGATACGGGCGTCGCCGATTGGATCAGCTTACCCAATCGCTTCTGGTCGATCGGACCGGCGCTAGCGCAAACCCTGTTCGATGGCGGTCTACGACGTTCCCAAACCGATCAAGCGATCGCCGCCTACGATGCCAGCGTTGCGGTCTATCGCCAAGCGGTGCTCAATGGATTCAAAGAGGTCGAAGACAATTTAGCGGCATTGCGAATTCTTCAGCAGGAAGCGCAGGTACAGGACGAGGCGGTAAAAAGCGCGCATGAATCCTTGGCCATCATTACTAATCAATACAAGGCAGGGACCGTGAGCTATCTCGACGTCGTCGCCGTGCAAACGGCGGCGCTTAACAACGAACGCACCCAGACAGAGATCTTGGGCCGCCAACTTATCGCCAGCGTTCTGCTCATCAAGGCACTCGGCGGCGGCTGGAAGGCGGCGGCAATACCATAA